The Pelagibacterium halotolerans B2 genome has a segment encoding these proteins:
- a CDS encoding response regulator transcription factor → MRILLVEDEDEMANLLRSALARHSIVVDHAPSLEIAREACLSHTHDAVLLDRKLPDGEGLSLIPELRRQNPAMPIIVLSALGSPDNRVTGLDEGADDYLAKPFSVDELLARLRAVLRRPAQMRSETLSIGALDFEPEHNAVRINGEPIELPRRELLALEALIKRAGRTVSRDTLEQAVYGFDDDIASNALDAHLSRLRRKLAAARVEIHAIRGIGYLLREIR, encoded by the coding sequence ATGCGGATACTACTGGTTGAAGACGAGGACGAGATGGCCAATCTCTTAAGGTCCGCCCTCGCACGCCACTCCATCGTTGTCGATCATGCACCAAGCCTCGAGATCGCCCGCGAGGCGTGCCTGAGCCATACCCATGACGCCGTACTGCTCGACCGCAAGCTCCCCGACGGTGAAGGGCTCTCACTCATTCCCGAACTGCGCCGCCAGAACCCGGCAATGCCCATCATCGTCCTTTCGGCGCTGGGCTCGCCCGACAATCGCGTCACAGGGCTCGATGAGGGCGCCGACGACTATCTCGCCAAGCCTTTCTCGGTCGATGAATTGTTGGCCCGCCTGCGTGCAGTCCTGCGCCGCCCCGCCCAGATGCGGTCGGAAACCCTCTCCATCGGCGCTCTGGACTTCGAGCCCGAGCACAATGCAGTGCGGATCAATGGCGAGCCCATCGAGTTGCCCCGCCGTGAACTCCTTGCCCTTGAGGCCCTCATCAAGCGGGCCGGACGCACCGTCTCGCGCGATACGCTCGAACAGGCGGTTTACGGCTTTGACGACGACATCGCCTCGAACGCACTCGATGCTCACCTTTCGCGCCTACGCCGCAAGCTCGCCGCCGCTCGCGTCGAAATCCACGCCATCCGCGGCATCGGCTATCTTTTGCGGGAAATTCGATGA